A single Actinomycetota bacterium DNA region contains:
- a CDS encoding dihydrofolate reductase family protein, protein MQLTVTAFLSVDGVHQGPGGPDEDRSGGFDRGGWLVPHFDEATGQFIDEVFEQVDAFLLGRRTYDIFAASWPNATDPDDMVARRLNTLPKYVASTTLEDPKWANTTVLEGDLASAVRELKQREGRELQVHGSGALVRFLLGNDLVDRLNLLVFPVIVGAGRRLLPDEGIATGLALDESRTTPSGVTISVYRPTGRPEFGSVEVT, encoded by the coding sequence ATGCAGCTCACCGTCACGGCCTTTCTCTCGGTGGACGGCGTCCACCAGGGCCCGGGCGGTCCGGACGAGGATCGCAGCGGCGGCTTCGACCGGGGCGGCTGGCTCGTCCCCCACTTCGACGAGGCGACCGGCCAGTTCATCGACGAGGTGTTCGAGCAGGTGGACGCGTTCCTCCTCGGCCGGCGCACCTACGACATCTTCGCCGCCTCCTGGCCGAACGCCACCGATCCGGACGACATGGTGGCGAGGCGCCTCAACACGCTGCCCAAGTACGTCGCCTCGACCACGCTCGAGGACCCCAAGTGGGCCAACACCACGGTCCTCGAGGGCGACCTCGCCTCCGCCGTCCGGGAGCTCAAGCAGCGCGAAGGCCGCGAGCTCCAGGTCCACGGCAGCGGCGCGCTCGTCCGGTTCCTGCTCGGCAACGACCTCGTCGACCGCCTCAACCTGCTGGTGTTCCCGGTGATCGTCGGCGCCGGCCGGCGCCTCCTCCCGGACGAGGGCATCGCGACGGGCCTGGCGCTGGACGAGTCGCGGACCACGCCCTCGGGTGTGACGATCTCCGTGTACCGGCCCACCGGGCGCCCCGAGTTCGGGTCGGTCGAGGTGACCTGA